AACATCGATGAGAACGCTTAAACATTTTCTCAAGAGCCTCATCACCCTGCGGTTGTACCAACGGTATGGTGACGGTTTGTGGGAGACACGACAAGGAATCCTAATCCTCATGTACTACGAAGTGGTTGCGAAGAGAGACGAACGCTTTCGCCTGTTTCCGGTATTGTGCACGACGCCCGAAACTTTCCGCCAGCAGGTGGAGTGGCTGCAGAAGCATTGGGAAGTCATCAGCATGGACGAGGCGGAGAGACGGTTGCGCCAGGGTGCCGCAGCCGACAGCCGAGCGGTGGTCATCACCAGCGACGATGGGTGGACGGGCTTTTATAAAGAGGCGGTGTCTTTGGGGATCGCAGCGACCGTGTATGTCACTACCTGTGCGCTAAATGGACGATTACCCTGGTACGTTCGATGGCGATTGCTGCTGAAGCATGACCCGTATCTGTTGAAACCTCTGGCACATGAACTGGGAGATTTTGAGCCGTTCCCCGATGCAGATACCGCCATTGACAGGTTGAAGAAGCTGGATATCGCCCGCATCGAAAGGCTGTGGGAGAGTATGGCGAAGGAGTCTGGCTTTCGAGAAGAGAGGTTGCCCAGAGACTGGTTGATGAACCGCGAGCAGGTGCGGCAAGCAACGTCCGGCGCAATCACTCTGGGAGCGCATACGGTGAACCATCCGTTGCTCACCCACGAACGTTCGGAAGTCGCGCTGGACGAGCTGAGGGAAAGCAAAAGGGTGCTGGAGAGCCTGAGCGGCCAACCGGTGAGGCACTTTGCCTATCCTAACGGCGACCACGATGACAGGATCGCTGCGCTGGTAGCGGAAGCGGGATATGCTACCGCAGTCACCACTCAGCTCGGGCTGGAACCTTCCGGGCGAGCACCTTTATCGATTGAAGCGGGTGGACGTGCATGAAGCGGCGTGCGTAGACCATCGTGGGCGCTTCAGCGAGGCGATGTTCGCGCTGTGGATTACGGGCGAATGGGAGCGGGTGAGGAGCAGGCTGAGGTTTCTCTCATGACCGCACGCATCGGCTTCGTCCATTTCGGCACATACCCCGACATCCGCGTGGTGAAGATGACCGACACGCTGGCGAAGGCTGGCTTCGAGGTCATCGTGCTGGCGCGCAACATCAAGGGAGTGAACGAGCCGGGCGCGGCGCATCCTTACGCTCATCTGCTGGGGCAGAAGGGCGAGGAGTGGAGGAGCCGACTGCAGGTTCGCCGCCTTCTGGACGACACACCCGAAAGGTGGCGAGGTGCCCTGACACTGCCATACCATGTCAACCCGATATGGCGCAGGGCGATACGCGACCTGGTGGTGAAGGATGGCTGTCAGTTGCTCATCGTGCGCGACATGCCGCTGGTGCTGGCAGCGACGACGGTAGGCAAGAAGATACGGAGTGCCAGTGATTTTCGATATGGCGGAGAACTACCCGGCGGTGATGGCGGTGTGGCGCCGCTGGGAAGGGCGCAAGCGGGCGGTGGTGAACTTCTTCGCCCGCAACATCGCGCTGGCGCGTATGGTGGAAAGAGCGGGTATCCGCGCCGCCGACCAGATATTCGTGGTGGTTCCGGAACATGTGGAGCGCGTGGCGCAACTGCGAGGGACAGCCAGCGGCATCGAGGTCCTTGAGAACACGCCTGTGCTGGAGGAACTGGATGCGCTTTATGCCTGCTATGCCAGCCGCCCCGAGTGGCAGCCTGCGTCGCAGGGGATGTAGAGGTGGTGTATGGGGGCAATGTGCACTTCTATCGCGGTATTGATACGCTGATCGAAGCGGCAGCCCTGCTGCGGCACAGGCAGGTGCATGAGATACGCTGGACGGTTGTGGGTACGGGTAAGGTGATGGACAGGCTGCAGAAGCTGGC
This Armatimonadota bacterium DNA region includes the following protein-coding sequences:
- a CDS encoding polysaccharide deacetylase; its protein translation is MRTLKHFLKSLITLRLYQRYGDGLWETRQGILILMYYEVVAKRDERFRLFPVLCTTPETFRQQVEWLQKHWEVISMDEAERRLRQGAAADSRAVVITSDDGWTGFYKEAVSLGIAATVYVTTCALNGRLPWYVRWRLLLKHDPYLLKPLAHELGDFEPFPDADTAIDRLKKLDIARIERLWESMAKESGFREERLPRDWLMNREQVRQATSGAITLGAHTVNHPLLTHERSEVALDELRESKRVLESLSGQPVRHFAYPNGDHDDRIAALVAEAGYATAVTTQLGLEPSGRAPLSIEAGGRA